One genomic window of Salvelinus namaycush isolate Seneca chromosome 22, SaNama_1.0, whole genome shotgun sequence includes the following:
- the LOC120066949 gene encoding peripherin-2-like produces the protein MVLMKVKFDLPKRVKLAQGLWLMYWLAVMTGILVFSLGLFFKIELRKRSEMMDNNESHFVPNLLILVGLAACGVNVFGGKVCHDSLDALKFAKWKPMVKGYLMGCFGFNILLFFTALLCFCMQFQLYFSLAEGLKNGIKYYKDTDTPGRCFMKRTLDMTQIEFRCCGNNNYRDWFEVQWISNRYLDFSNDEVKDRVLSNVEGKFLMESVPFSCCNPGSPRPCIQHQLTNNSAHYDYDHHTEELNIWTRGCRESLVAYYGGMMNSIGGLMLLYIILEAGVMVGLQYLTTSLETMADPENPESESEGWLLEKSVKETVADVIAKIKGLVSAGNHVGEVEEGVATVS, from the exons ATGGTGTTGATGAAGGTAAAGTTTGACTTGCCGAAGCGGGTGAAGCTTGCCCAGGGCCTGTGGCTCATGTACTGGCTAGCAGTGATGACCGGCATTCTGGTCTTCAGTCTGGGGCTGTTCTTTAAGATCGAGCTCCGGAAGAGGAGTGAGATGATGGACAACAACGAGAGCCATTTTGTGCCCAACCTGTTGATTCTAGTTGGCCTAGCTGCTTGCGGGGTAAACGTTTTTGGCGGCAAGGTGTGCCACGACTCTCTGGATGCTTTGAAGTTCGCCAAGTGGAAGCCCATGGTCAAGGGCTACCTGATGGGCTGCTTCGGTTTCAACATCCTCCTGTTCTTCACAGCTCTGCTGTGCTTCTGCATGCAGTTCCAGTTGTACTTTTCCCTGGCTGAGGGTCTGAAGAATGGGATAAAATACTACAAGGATACGGACACACCTGGACGCTGCTTCATGAAGAGGACGCTGGACATGACCCAGATTGAGTTCCGCTGCTGTGGCAACAACAACTATAGGGATTGGTTTGAAGTCCAGTGGATCAGCAACCGCTATCTGGACTTCAGCAACGATGAAGTCAAAGA CCGTGTCCTGAGCAACGTGGAGGGGAAGTTTCTGATGGAGAGTGTACCGTTCAGCTGCTGCAACCCCGGCTCCCCCAGACCCTGCATCCAGCACCAACTGACCAACAACTCAGCCCACTATGACTACGACCACCACACCGAGGAGCTCAACATCTGGACCCGGGGCTGCCGCGAGTCCCTGGTCGCCTACTACGGAGGCATGATGAACAGCATCGGGGGCCTGATGCTACTGTACATCATATTGGAG GCAGGAGTGATGGTGGGCTTACAGTACCTGACCACTTCTCTGGAGACTATGGCCGATCCAGAGAACCCGGAGAGTGAGAGCGAGGGCTGGCTCCTGGAGAAGAGTGTGAAGGAGACGGTGGCAGACGTCATAGCAAAGATCAAGGGCCTGGTCAGTGCAGGGAACCATGTGGGGGAGGTTGAGGAGGGGGTGGCCACTGTGAGTTGA